In the genome of Ureibacillus sp. FSL W7-1570, the window CAGAAGAAGCGGAACAAAAAGTACAAGAAGGATACCGCTCCTTTAAGATGAAAGTTGGTACAGATGTGGAACGGGATGTAGAAAGGATTAAAGCGGTAAGAAAACGTGTTGGAGAACAAATCGCCATTCGCGTCGATGTCAACCAGGGCTGGGTGAACAGTTCAAATACGCTAAAAGCCATGCGATCTTTGGAATCCCTTGGCATCGATTGGTTGGAACAGCCGGTTCTTGCGGATGATATTGATGCAATGGTGGAAGTGAAGTCCAAATCCAACATTCCGCTCATGATTGACGAAGGTCTTTGCAATATTTTCGATATGCGGGAAATCATTGCAAAAAGGGCGGCAGATAAAATCAACATAAAACTGATGAAATGCGGGGGAATCTACCCTGCGGCGAAACTTGCCACAATGGCGGAAATGGCGGGCATTGATTGCCAAATCGGTTCGATGGTTGAATCTTCCATTGCTTCGGCAGCCGGTTTTCATGTAGCCTTTTCGAAAAAAAACATCAAGAGTGTGGAACTGACAGGCCCTCTTAAATTTAAAACGGATATCGGCGATTTGAAGAAAAGTTATAAAATTCCGTTTATCGAGCTGGGTGACAAGCCGGGGCTAGGCGTGGAAATTGACGAAGAAGTTTTATCCCGATTAACGGTTTATTCTTGCACAGTTAAATCATAAAGTAAGGTGGCTATTATGTGTGAAGTGATCGAAGAAGGCGTTTTAAAAGATATTCCTTATCATGTGAAAAAGTTGAAGGTTGAACATATACCCCAAATTTTGGATCTCCAACAAGCTGTCGTTGATTCGCTCCCCGATAAACAAACATTAGAACCCCTCTCTGATGAGGAATTCCGGTTTATTTTAGAGGGCAATGGATTGATGATCGGAGTACTTATTGAAGATCGCCTCATCGCATTTCGTGCGCTTTTGATTCCGGAAATGGACGACCAGGGTCTGGGGAAAGATATCGGGTTGACGGAAGAAGAGGATTTGAAGCGGGTGCTTTACCAGGAAATTTCAAATGTACATCCCGATTTCCGCGGATATGGGCTGCAAAAGAAAATGGCCCAAATTATTATGAAACATATCGATATGTCCAATTTTGACTATGTGTTGGCGACAGTGATGCCTTATAATATCCCGAGCATTAAAGATAAACTGCATCAGGGGATGTATATCGCCGCGTTGAAAGAAAAATACGGCGGAAAATTACGGTATATTTTCTTCAAACCGCTGCACAAAAAACCAAAATTAAAAAAAGAATCCGTCTTCATATCCATGGGGGATATTGAAGGGCAAAAGAACCTGTTACATAATGGGTATATTGGGGTCGCCATCAAAGAGCAAGGCGACGACTGGTTTGTCGAATATAAAAAAGTATTGGATGAAGGCT includes:
- a CDS encoding dipeptide epimerase, translating into MNIKKIEIFAVDFPLIKPFIVSYGTFPTMPSIIIKLTTDDGYIGWGESVPDEHVTGETFESTFHVLKHSLAPAMLNEDPCHFEKIHDKMDRIVKGVPSAKAAIDIACFDAVGKKLGVPVYQLIGGRFHKKFPITHVLSIDEPDKMAEEAEQKVQEGYRSFKMKVGTDVERDVERIKAVRKRVGEQIAIRVDVNQGWVNSSNTLKAMRSLESLGIDWLEQPVLADDIDAMVEVKSKSNIPLMIDEGLCNIFDMREIIAKRAADKINIKLMKCGGIYPAAKLATMAEMAGIDCQIGSMVESSIASAAGFHVAFSKKNIKSVELTGPLKFKTDIGDLKKSYKIPFIELGDKPGLGVEIDEEVLSRLTVYSCTVKS
- a CDS encoding GNAT family N-acetyltransferase: MCEVIEEGVLKDIPYHVKKLKVEHIPQILDLQQAVVDSLPDKQTLEPLSDEEFRFILEGNGLMIGVLIEDRLIAFRALLIPEMDDQGLGKDIGLTEEEDLKRVLYQEISNVHPDFRGYGLQKKMAQIIMKHIDMSNFDYVLATVMPYNIPSIKDKLHQGMYIAALKEKYGGKLRYIFFKPLHKKPKLKKESVFISMGDIEGQKNLLHNGYIGVAIKEQGDDWFVEYKKVLDEGLV